In the Clostridium cellulovorans 743B genome, CCAGAAGTGGTATTCTTAGACGAGCTTACAACAGGACTAGATGCAAAGGCTAGAAGAGATGTATGGAAATGCTTGTTGAACTTAAAAAAGCAAGGACTCACAATCTTTTTAACATCGCATTTTATGGATGAGGTTGAAATACTGTGCGATAATATATGTATTTTAAAAAATGGAGTAGCAGATTTTTATGGAACAGTTGAAGAAGCAGTGACACTGAGTCCATATGAAAAATTTGAGGATGCTTATTTATGGTTTGTAGATGAGGAGGAGTTGAATGATGAAAGTATTTAAAGCAATGCTAAAAACTGAATTAAAGTTATCACTAAGAGGCATGGATATGTTCATCTTTGCAATCTGTATGCCAGTGGTAGCAACTATTATTTTAGGTATTATTTATGGTGATAAACCCGCATTTCCTGGAGCAGATTTTACATTCTTGGAACAATCCTTTGCAGCTGTATCAACCATTTCAATATGTGCAGGTGGTGTCATGGGGTTACCATTAGTATTATCTGAGTATCGTCATAGAAAAATATTAAAAAGATTTAGAGTAACACCAGTTAGCCCATCTGTGATTTTAGTAGTTCAAGGCGTAATCTATGCTTTATATTCCATTGTTTCATTAATTCTTGTTTATTTGACAGCAAAAGTATTTTTTAATTTTCAACTTAGAGGTTCATGGACAAACTTTTTAGGAGCATATACATTGGTGATGATATCAATATTCAGTATTGGATTTATGGTAGGAGGAATAGCGAAAAATACTAAGATAGCAGGTGTAATTGCCAGCATTCTATATTTTCCTATGCTTATATTCTCAGGAGCGACATTACCATACGAAGTTATGCCAACAGCTCTTCAAAAGGTGGCGGACATCTTACCCTTGACTCAGGGAATAAAGCTTTTAAAAAATGCATCACTCAATTTAAACTTAGATAATGTAATACTACCAATTTTAGTTGTAAGTGCAATTACTGTGATATGTATTGGGGTATCTATTAAGTTTTTTAGGTGGGAGTAATTTAAAATTGATAAAGAAGCAGTAATAGTTTAAACAGCTTTATAATATTGTTTTCATACAAGGAATTGAGTAAAAAAGTGTAAAAACTTCATTTAGATAAGATACTAAAAAGGGGATGCCTTTTCATGGTTTTAAGGATTAAAAACAGTACCATTTATAAAGACAGTCCCGTTTCTTTTCATAGAAAAAGTAATCTGTAAGGAAATCGCATGTACTAATTTAGCAAAGAACAATGATTTTATATGGAGTAGTTTGGGCAGGTATACTCTTGGTTGTAGGGCCATAGACAACAATTAGGTTTCTGTTTCTAGGGTATTTGCTAAAAAACTGATCATTTGTCAGAATAACCTCAGTAGCTAGGGAAATATTTAGTTTCAAATTTCCATCGCTGCTTACAAGATCATTATTAAAATAGTCTACGGTAATATTTTGATATTCTGTGTTTTTTGCCATAACAATTGCAGGATATTGAGGAGGATAAATAAGAATGGTAGGTGCATTTGAGTCGTAGAATCCGGTTACTTCGTCGCCTAACTCTACCACTTCATGATCTACGAAATAAGTTCCAGGGGATATCACAAAATTCACTGGTCCCCTGTTTTTGTTTTCCACTGACATTAATTTATAGCAACCTGCTGATGCATCATTTTGACCTGGGTTTAGATCTTCAATCCTTGTAACGGTGCCACTAAAGGCTGTAAACTTTTGTGAGCTATTTCCCAACTTTCCGTTGCAGGAGGGGCAAATAGCTCGACTCATGTAGTAAGGACAACAGGTAAATTGGTTATTATCCATATAATACTCCTTTCTATTACTGCATTTACGCATCACCATTAGCAGTATATGAGGCATTCTGAGAAGTGCTACTTAGTCCACATATATGAAGATAAAATAGTAGTTAAAGGAAGAGACTTCTATAATCAAAAGTGGATATCTACGGCTCAATTTTATATTAAATTAGGTGTGTAAGCCTAGTGATTGCTAGCTAACCATAAAAAAATTAAAGACTCAATGTGATGACTTTTGTCTGAACATTGGGTCTTTGTAATACAACTTTGGTGGTTTTCGGATAATGAAGGGTGAACCATATCATAAATAGAAATAAACTGCTCATAATCAGAATGAGAAGTCCAATGTTTTAGAGTGAGTGAAGCGCCTCTTAGGGAAAAAATCATTTTATAAGGTGATTAGTCGAAACTTGTTAAAATTGTCAAGTGGTTTGGAAAAAAATTAAAATATTTTATGCAATTAAAGATGAAAAAGTCATGTTTTGTCTATAAATGTTGAGTATTAGGGAAAAATATAATATACTGAAGAGTATACATATAACCAGTATATGTGGTATTTGTGATACATAGCGGATTATAAATGAATAAAATATTTATAGCTTAAGTTGTGTAGCAATAAGTTATTGACAAAATTTCAAAGTAAAACAGACTGTATGTCTAGGAGGGGTTATGATGACGGACACATATAACGTTAAAAGAGTTCATAAGGTAAGTCTTATTATGACATGTTTAATCATATTTTCTATGATTATTGATGCAACTATAGCAGGAGGAAGTAAAGCCGGCATTACACTGGCTACACGAGCCTCAGCGTGTGTTATTATTGGTATTATCAATTACTTTTTACCAATAAATGACTATATTAAAGGTTTGATTTTTGGAATAGTGCCAAGTATCAGTATGTGCCTGCTTTCAGCTTTATATGGATTTCAACTAAGTAGACATTATATTATTATATGCACTGTTGGGTTAATGGCTTTATACTTTAGAAAAGAGGTTACAATAGCACATGGAGTTATAACAAATATAGCGTTGCTTGTTACTTTTTTAGTAAATCCTGATAGTATATCAGGTCTAGGCACGGATGTTGAAGACTTCATTTTTGTGTTGATCATTCTTGATGCTACCATTGCTATGTTATATTTTTTAAGTAAATGGGGAAGAGCTCTTGTGAATGAAGGCGCTCAGAAAACAGCACAATCAGAAGAACTTTTGAAAAAGTTGCAGAATACTTTTACAAAGGTAGAAGATAATACGGACACCATCGATAATAGAATAAGCGAGCTGAATAGTAATATAAATTGTATAACTGAAGCAAGTAATAATATAACTACTTCAGTTCAGGAGATGGCTAAAGCTATACAAGAAGAAGCTATTAGTGTTACTGGGGTAAATGAAACAATGGCGGATTCATTAGAAATGGTAAATGAAACCTGGGATATATCGAAAGGTATATCAAATAGAGCTGATGTAGTTAGTGAAAAGGTCAGTGAGGGCTGGGATAGAATGCAGCAGATGAATAATCAGATTAATATTATAAGTGATTCTATTTCTACAGCTAACACTACTGTATCTGAACTTCAATCAAGTATGGAGACGGTAAATAACTTATTACAAGGAATATCAGAAATTGCAGTGCAAACAAACCTTTTAGCACTTAATGCTGCTATAGAATCAGCACGTGCAGGAGAGCATGGAAAAGGATTTGCTGTTGTTGCTGATGAGGTAAGAAAGCTAGCAGATCAAAGTACAATCATAGTAAATGATATAACTCAGGTAACAACAGCGTTATCCAATAAGTCACAAGAGGCTTTTGAAAAGGTTAATCAAGGTAGTAATGCAGTAAAAGAGGGTAAAGAACTTATAAACAATATATCAACATATTTTAAGGATATTAAAGATACATTTAATGACACCAACACAGAGATATCAAAAGGATTAAGTAAAATTGAAGCAGTTGCAGATAAGTTTTTAAATGTTCAACGTGATATGGAAAATATGGCAGGTTTAGCAGAACAGAACGCCGCAGCTACTGAAGAAATATTAGCTACTATTGAAAATGAAAATACTCAAATAATTCAAATTGGTAATTCATTATATGAAATACGCGAATTAAGTGGAGATCTTAAGAAAATGATTAGCTCTAATAATAATAGGAGCGTAATGAAATTGAATTAGAAAGCATAATACGCAATTAAGTTAGTTTGAAACATTCATATATAATGATTTAAGGGGCAAACCTTCTAAACGACAGGTTTGTCCCTTGATTTTTAACAATATACAAATGGATGGCCAGATGATACGCTAACCCTTGAGCAAGATGAGGACACGAGAAAGAATTTAATGAAAGAGTTGTATTTTAGAAACTCATAAAGATTGGGTAGATAAGGATCCAATTAAGAGTATCCAGGTTAGTGGAAAGTACATAAATGAGAAGTTTGGTGATAAATAAAATTAAAGTAAGACAAGATGGTGATAACGAATCATTTTCAGAAAATGATGATTATTTTCGCTGGAAAAGAGTTAAATCTCAAAAATCCTAATAACGCACCGCACATGCATCCGCAGAAGATTGCTAAGGTATAATAGCGGAAATTAAAAGCCACTAAAGCAAAGAATACCATTACGAGCAGAGTTACTAATGTAGCAAGACCGTCCAAGCCATCTGTCAAGTTTACTGAATTGGTTGTGGCTACATAAATGAATATAATAAATGGTATGTATAATAATTTAAGATCTATCATTTTTCCTGCAAAGGGAAGGATAATTGTTGATCCGATTTCGGGATTGTAATATGCGTAAATTGCAAAAGTGGTGGAAGCAAAAAGTAATAGTATCATCTTCTGTTTTGAAGTTAACCCCTGGTTCTTCTTATGTACCTTTTTTAAAAAGTCATCAAGAAAACCTATAAAGCCAAATGCTATTAAGGAATAGAAAATAAACTGAATTTCCTCGTTATACTGCTTTATGAAAAACAACATTGCAATTATAGATGAGAGGATAAATATAATACCACCAAAGGTAGGAGTTGCTGCTTTTTTATAATGACTCTTCGGACCTTCTTCGCGGATATTCTGACCTAGTTTCAATTTTTTAAATATTGGGACAAGTATAGTCCCAATAAGGGAAGATAATAAGAAACTTAATAAAATGGCATAAACAATATTGATCATTATGAACACCAGCTTTCTTTTTATTTAAATATTTTGGAAGCTTCATAATTATGGTAATGTATTAAATGTAATGACTCAATAACTATGTATAAGTATCAAATTTAGTTGAAAAATACCGAATAATTAGTTGAATATTATTCAACCCAATATTTCTATTTGACGCTGAAACTTTCTTCTTAAGTATCAATTTTTAGCTTTAGACATTTATATAACTTGTCTAAGGCTATTTTTATAGACAAAACAAAGTATTACAACAAGGAATATATTTACAATATGTGTTATAATTAAGTGAGAAACAAATTTAAGTAATTTAAGAATAGTAATTTATACGCCCTACATATTTAAAAGGAGTAGAAAAGACATGAATTTAGAAGATTTAAGAGATGACATTGCCATTAGGCAAAAAAAAGGAATTCCATTCATAGTAGCATCGATAATTCTATGGTCATTTATCATAGTAGTGGTGAATCTCAACTTGCCAATCTACTATATGAACCTTTTGATTTTCTGTTGCTCTTGTCCATTAGTGCCAATAGCATGGGGCATTGGGAAAATACTACATATAGATATTTTTGATAAGAGCAATCCATTGGGGCAAGTGGGCTTTATTTTTACACTTAATCAATTGATATATTTACTAATTGTAATGTGGGTTTTTAATGCAGTTCCTGGGAAAATGTTAATGGTTTATGCAATGGTATTTGGTGGACACTTATTTCCATATTCATGGCTGTATAAATCAATTAGTTATAAAATATTTGCAATAATTGTTCCTCTTTTAGCTTTGTATATTGGTAGTACATTTTCACCTGTTGTTTTGGCAGGAACTATGCTTTTTGTGGAAATAATTTTTGTAGTGGCTCTTTTGGGAGAAATGAAAAAACTAAAACATAATGCAAACTAAACTACTATAGAAAAATTATGAATCTTAGAAATAAAAAATTATGCTTTAAAACTAATTTAATCTTAAAAGTATTATTCATAGATATAGTTTGGATTTATATGCTACAATTGTACATATTACACAATGATTTATCACATTTAGAGATTTGATTTTTAAAATTTATGTACAATAATATTTATGATGTTATTATATTGGGGGTTAAAAAATGATAATAATTCGCGTGAATCTAGGTTTTTTCGGAGGTAAGGTAACATCAGTAACAAAGCTCTATGCAGAATCAGCCTTATAGACAATGGCGATAACTGCATGGAGAATACTTTAATCGCCTTTTCATTCTAATTTTGAAATGTTAGTAAGCCTGATTTTGCATCTTTTACTTAACTATTTCTGAAGTGAAGGAGCAAGTTAGAATGAAATATATAAATGCTACAGAAGTATTACCTTTAGATTTACTTAGCGAGATCCAGAAATATATTGCTGGTGAGGTATTATATATCCCACAACCAAAAGGGTTAAAGAATTCTTGGGGAAGCAGAAGTGGTGCAAGACAAGAAATTATTAATAGAAACAAACAAATTAAATCAGAAAAAGAAGATGGTAGAAGTATTGAGGAACTTATGATGAAATACAATCTTTCCTATGATACAATAAAGAAAATTGTATATTTAAAATAGTATTAACATAAAAAACCTCTGCAAGTTTTCAGACCTGCAGAGGTTTTGTGCATAAAATAACTATAGTGATTATTTACCTTTTACTATGGAATAGCATAGTTTACAATTCAAATAAAGACACTTTTGGAGGTATGCGTATGATTAATAGTGAAACGATAATCAAAAAGCTCAAAGAAGAATTAGAACCGATACAATATATTCATGCAATGTGGCTTGAGGGTGCTGATGCTATAGGACAAGCAGATGAATAGTCTGATTTAGACATTTATATTGATATTGAAGATGAATATGAACAGCAAGCAATTGATAAGGTTGAAAATATACTATCAAAAGTTGCAGAAATAGATTATAAGTATGTAATGAATCATGGTCATCCCAAGCTTCGTCAGCGAATTTATCACTTAAAAGGTAGTAGCGAATATCTTATGATTGATCTCTGCTTAC is a window encoding:
- a CDS encoding methyl-accepting chemotaxis protein, with translation MTDTYNVKRVHKVSLIMTCLIIFSMIIDATIAGGSKAGITLATRASACVIIGIINYFLPINDYIKGLIFGIVPSISMCLLSALYGFQLSRHYIIICTVGLMALYFRKEVTIAHGVITNIALLVTFLVNPDSISGLGTDVEDFIFVLIILDATIAMLYFLSKWGRALVNEGAQKTAQSEELLKKLQNTFTKVEDNTDTIDNRISELNSNINCITEASNNITTSVQEMAKAIQEEAISVTGVNETMADSLEMVNETWDISKGISNRADVVSEKVSEGWDRMQQMNNQINIISDSISTANTTVSELQSSMETVNNLLQGISEIAVQTNLLALNAAIESARAGEHGKGFAVVADEVRKLADQSTIIVNDITQVTTALSNKSQEAFEKVNQGSNAVKEGKELINNISTYFKDIKDTFNDTNTEISKGLSKIEAVADKFLNVQRDMENMAGLAEQNAAATEEILATIENENTQIIQIGNSLYEIRELSGDLKKMISSNNNRSVMKLN
- a CDS encoding ABC transporter permease; the protein is MKVFKAMLKTELKLSLRGMDMFIFAICMPVVATIILGIIYGDKPAFPGADFTFLEQSFAAVSTISICAGGVMGLPLVLSEYRHRKILKRFRVTPVSPSVILVVQGVIYALYSIVSLILVYLTAKVFFNFQLRGSWTNFLGAYTLVMISIFSIGFMVGGIAKNTKIAGVIASILYFPMLIFSGATLPYEVMPTALQKVADILPLTQGIKLLKNASLNLNLDNVILPILVVSAITVICIGVSIKFFRWE
- a CDS encoding CD3324 family protein, with the translated sequence MKYINATEVLPLDLLSEIQKYIAGEVLYIPQPKGLKNSWGSRSGARQEIINRNKQIKSEKEDGRSIEELMMKYNLSYDTIKKIVYLK
- a CDS encoding DUF7010 family protein — protein: MNLEDLRDDIAIRQKKGIPFIVASIILWSFIIVVVNLNLPIYYMNLLIFCCSCPLVPIAWGIGKILHIDIFDKSNPLGQVGFIFTLNQLIYLLIVMWVFNAVPGKMLMVYAMVFGGHLFPYSWLYKSISYKIFAIIVPLLALYIGSTFSPVVLAGTMLFVEIIFVVALLGEMKKLKHNAN